In Zingiber officinale cultivar Zhangliang chromosome 6A, Zo_v1.1, whole genome shotgun sequence, a single genomic region encodes these proteins:
- the LOC121995214 gene encoding WAT1-related protein At5g47470-like — translation MRPLSHMLTNAFIILGLVVTQVSTAAYMVYLSPFLSIGMNPLFFVILVNFFMFEIMLPFAVIFERATLYQVMLISGMKITSPAIASAMPNLGPGIIFIVAVSLRFERFDINCWFTRLKILGNMVCIGGAVAFSIYQNPSSPPANSVDSGIFGGWFIGCICLFGAVLMVSFTAIMQAATLMEFPAPLSLCAFATLLGTIFTAIAQLLIDGKIDVGTSTMDLWDVIRVALMSGVVNSACLGFITWSVKEKGPVFVCMFNPVQTVASAILTAVVLGQSIGLKSIVAMFLMFCGLYEVLWAKTKEEAAFPQTTEDIQEPLLP, via the exons ATGAGGCCCCTTAGTCACATGCTCACCAATGCCTTCATCATCCTTGGCCTGGTCGTAACTCAAGTTAGCACTGCAGCCTACATGGTGTACTTGAGCCCCTTTCTTTCCATTGGCATGAATCCTTTGTTCTTTGTCATTTTGGTGAACTTTTTCATGTTTGAAATTATGCTTCCATTCGCGGTCATATTCGAAAG ggCAACATTATATCAAGTTATGTTGATATCGGGAATGAAGATCACATCTCCTGCCATTGCTTCTGCCATGCCTAATCTTGGCCCGGGAATCATCTTCATAGTAGCAGTGTCTTTAAG GTTCGAGAGGTTCGATATCAATTGCTGGTTCACCAGATTGAAGATCCTAGGAAACATGGTGTGCATTGGTGGAGCAGTGGCCTTCAGCATCTACCAAAATCCTTCATCTCCACCTGCCAACTCTGTCGATAGCGGCATCTTTGGTGGTTGGTTCATCGGTTGCATATGCCTTTTTGGGGCTGTCCTGATGGTCTCCTTCACGGCAATTATGCAG GCTGCAACATTGATGGAGTTTCCTGCTCCCTTAAGCTTGTGTGCCTTTGCAACCTTGTTGGGGACAATTTTTACAGCGATAGCACAGTTACTGATTGACGGGAAGATCGACGTTGGCACTTCAACCATGGACTTATGGGATGTCATCCGTGTTGCTCTAATG AGTGGTGTAGTGAATTCTGCCTGCCTTGGATTCATTACATGGTCTGTGAAGGAAAAGGGGCCGGTTTTCGTCTGCATGTTTAACCCAGTTCAAACCGTCGCTTCTGCCATTCTAACGGCAGTAGTTTTAGGCCAGTCGATCGGACTAAAAAG CATTGTTGCTATGTTCCTCATGTTCTGTGGACTCTATGAGGTGCTCTGGGCCAAGACAAAAGAAGAAGCTGCTTTCCCACAAACTACTGAAGACATTCAAGAACCTTTGCTACCATGA
- the LOC121997696 gene encoding metal tolerance protein 7-like isoform X1: MEVELLSQGESPGAAARTRANWRLNMSEFSLPQLPKKMPLASRLFLRGNGTRKQSKISKYYEQQGKLLEGFSEMENMSSYLAPSEDEMEKLAKSERLAINVSNIVNLVLFVSKVLASVESRSMAVIASTLDSLLDLLSGFILWFTASAMKKPNQYSYPIGKNRMQPVGIVVFASVMGTLGFQVLIESGRQLISEEHPTFDTKKELWMVGSMSSVTVVKFMLFLYCRSFKNKIVRAYSQDHFFDVLTNSIGLVSSLLAVRFYWWMDPIGAILIALYTIGTWAKTVLENVGSLVGKSAPPEYLTKLTYLIWNHHEEIQHIDTVRAYTFGSHYFVEVDIVLPANMPLSQAHDIGEALQVKLEQLPEVERAFVHVDFEFTHRPEHNTNSKV, encoded by the exons ATGGAGGTGGAGCTGCTGTCGCAGGGCGAGTCGCCGGGGGCGGCGGCGCGGACCAGGGCGAACTGGAGGCTCAACATGAGTGAGTTTTCGCTGCCGCAGTTGCCCAAAAAGATGCCTCTGGCTTCTCGACTCTTTTTGCGAGGCAATGGTACAC GTAAACAAAGCAAAATCTCAAAGTACTACGAGCAGCAAGGCAAGCTTCTGGAGGGATTCAGTGAGATGGAGAACATGTCAAGTTATCTTGCTCCGTCAGAG GATGAGATGGAGAAACTGGCAAAGAGTGAAAGACTGGCAATCAATGTCTCGAACATAGTAAACCTGGTGTTATTTGTATCGAAAGTGCTTGCGTCTGTGGAAAGCAGGTCCATGGCAGTAATAGCTTCCACTCTTGATTCTCTATTGGATCTCTTATCGGGATTTATACTTTGGTTTACGGCTTCCGCTATGAAGAAACCGAACCAATATAGCTATCCTATCGGCAAGAACAGAATGCAGCCTGTG GGCATAGTGGTGTTTGCCTCTGTGATGGGCACTCTTGGTTTTCAAGTACTGATAGAATCAGGTCGTCAGCTAATTAGCGAG GAGCATCCCACTTTTGATACCAAGAAGGAACTCTGGATGGTTGGCAGCATGAGCTCAGTTACTGTGGTCAAGTTCATGCTCTTTCTCTATTGTCGCAGCTTCAAGAACAAGATTGTGAGGGCCTATTCCCAAGATCATTTCTTCGATGTCCTGACCAACTCGATCGGTTTAGTCTCCTCGCTGCTTGCTGTTAGATTCTACTGGTGGATGGATCCTATCGGTGCTATATTG ATTGCTCTATACACAATTGGAACATGGGCAAAGACAGTGCTCGAGAATGTGGGATCACTGGTCGGCAAATCAGCACCGCCGGAATACTTAACCAAGTTGACCTACCTCATCTGGAATCACCACGAAGAGATCCAGCACATTGACACAGTGAGGGCCTATACTTTCGGGTCACACTACTTTGTCGAAGTCGACATAGTGCTACCCGCAAACATGCCGCTGAGCCAAGCTCATGACATCGGTGAGGCGCTGCAAGTGAAGCTGGAGCAGCTCCCTGAGGTCGAACGGGCCTTTGTGCATGTCGATTTTGAGTTCACTCACAGGCCTGAGCACAACACAAACTCAAAGGTCTGA
- the LOC121997696 gene encoding metal tolerance protein 7-like isoform X2, protein MEVELLSQGESPGAAARTRANWRLNMSEFSLPQLPKKMPLASRLFLRGNGKQSKISKYYEQQGKLLEGFSEMENMSSYLAPSEDEMEKLAKSERLAINVSNIVNLVLFVSKVLASVESRSMAVIASTLDSLLDLLSGFILWFTASAMKKPNQYSYPIGKNRMQPVGIVVFASVMGTLGFQVLIESGRQLISEEHPTFDTKKELWMVGSMSSVTVVKFMLFLYCRSFKNKIVRAYSQDHFFDVLTNSIGLVSSLLAVRFYWWMDPIGAILIALYTIGTWAKTVLENVGSLVGKSAPPEYLTKLTYLIWNHHEEIQHIDTVRAYTFGSHYFVEVDIVLPANMPLSQAHDIGEALQVKLEQLPEVERAFVHVDFEFTHRPEHNTNSKV, encoded by the exons ATGGAGGTGGAGCTGCTGTCGCAGGGCGAGTCGCCGGGGGCGGCGGCGCGGACCAGGGCGAACTGGAGGCTCAACATGAGTGAGTTTTCGCTGCCGCAGTTGCCCAAAAAGATGCCTCTGGCTTCTCGACTCTTTTTGCGAGGCAATG GTAAACAAAGCAAAATCTCAAAGTACTACGAGCAGCAAGGCAAGCTTCTGGAGGGATTCAGTGAGATGGAGAACATGTCAAGTTATCTTGCTCCGTCAGAG GATGAGATGGAGAAACTGGCAAAGAGTGAAAGACTGGCAATCAATGTCTCGAACATAGTAAACCTGGTGTTATTTGTATCGAAAGTGCTTGCGTCTGTGGAAAGCAGGTCCATGGCAGTAATAGCTTCCACTCTTGATTCTCTATTGGATCTCTTATCGGGATTTATACTTTGGTTTACGGCTTCCGCTATGAAGAAACCGAACCAATATAGCTATCCTATCGGCAAGAACAGAATGCAGCCTGTG GGCATAGTGGTGTTTGCCTCTGTGATGGGCACTCTTGGTTTTCAAGTACTGATAGAATCAGGTCGTCAGCTAATTAGCGAG GAGCATCCCACTTTTGATACCAAGAAGGAACTCTGGATGGTTGGCAGCATGAGCTCAGTTACTGTGGTCAAGTTCATGCTCTTTCTCTATTGTCGCAGCTTCAAGAACAAGATTGTGAGGGCCTATTCCCAAGATCATTTCTTCGATGTCCTGACCAACTCGATCGGTTTAGTCTCCTCGCTGCTTGCTGTTAGATTCTACTGGTGGATGGATCCTATCGGTGCTATATTG ATTGCTCTATACACAATTGGAACATGGGCAAAGACAGTGCTCGAGAATGTGGGATCACTGGTCGGCAAATCAGCACCGCCGGAATACTTAACCAAGTTGACCTACCTCATCTGGAATCACCACGAAGAGATCCAGCACATTGACACAGTGAGGGCCTATACTTTCGGGTCACACTACTTTGTCGAAGTCGACATAGTGCTACCCGCAAACATGCCGCTGAGCCAAGCTCATGACATCGGTGAGGCGCTGCAAGTGAAGCTGGAGCAGCTCCCTGAGGTCGAACGGGCCTTTGTGCATGTCGATTTTGAGTTCACTCACAGGCCTGAGCACAACACAAACTCAAAGGTCTGA